A stretch of the Gemmatimonadota bacterium genome encodes the following:
- a CDS encoding alpha amylase C-terminal domain-containing protein yields MESTPAGSAAPIAAHPEWARDAAIYEVNVRQFTPEGTFTALLPHLARLDDLGVDILWLMPVQPIGVDRRKGGLGSYYSISDYRKMNPEFGTQAELKAVIDSAHALGMKVILDWVANHTAHDHTWITTHPDWYVRNAAGQISNAIDRDGKETDWTDVAELDFAQPAMRAAMIDDMTWWLREMGLDGFRCDVAWGVPLDFWLEARTALLQAKPDLFMLAEEEGVNMHAAFDASYGWEFHHLLNGITQGKEPVAKLDEYLAKQQTYPANAYRMYFTSNHDENSWQGTEFERMGDDHLPAFVLAATLANSFPLLYTGQEGKLSKRLRFFEKDTVTFTDTTLVPFYRAMFAAKAATPALWNGADGGAQVKLAGTGSADVYAFTRSKGESHVVVAVNFGDAAATFAYTGLGAPGTYRDAFTGAAIELAASGSIALPAHGYVVYLR; encoded by the coding sequence ATGGAGTCCACGCCCGCCGGGTCGGCCGCGCCCATCGCCGCGCACCCGGAGTGGGCGCGCGATGCCGCGATCTACGAGGTGAACGTCCGCCAGTTCACGCCCGAGGGGACCTTCACGGCGCTGCTGCCGCACCTCGCGCGCCTCGACGACCTCGGCGTGGACATCCTCTGGCTCATGCCGGTGCAGCCCATCGGCGTCGATCGCCGCAAGGGGGGACTCGGCAGCTACTACTCCATCTCCGACTACCGGAAGATGAACCCCGAGTTCGGCACGCAGGCCGAGCTGAAGGCGGTCATCGACTCGGCGCACGCGCTCGGGATGAAGGTCATCCTCGACTGGGTGGCGAACCACACCGCGCACGACCACACCTGGATCACCACGCACCCCGACTGGTACGTGCGCAACGCGGCGGGGCAGATCTCCAATGCGATCGACCGCGACGGCAAGGAGACGGACTGGACCGACGTCGCGGAGCTCGACTTCGCGCAGCCGGCGATGCGCGCGGCGATGATCGACGACATGACCTGGTGGCTGCGCGAGATGGGGCTCGACGGCTTCCGCTGCGACGTGGCGTGGGGCGTGCCGCTCGACTTCTGGCTCGAGGCGCGCACGGCGCTCCTGCAGGCGAAGCCGGACCTGTTCATGCTCGCCGAGGAGGAGGGGGTGAACATGCACGCGGCCTTCGACGCCAGCTACGGGTGGGAGTTCCATCACCTGCTCAACGGGATCACGCAGGGGAAGGAGCCGGTCGCGAAGCTCGACGAGTACCTCGCGAAGCAGCAGACGTACCCGGCGAACGCGTACCGCATGTACTTCACGAGCAACCACGACGAGAACAGCTGGCAGGGGACCGAGTTCGAGCGGATGGGGGACGACCATCTCCCCGCCTTCGTGCTCGCCGCGACGCTCGCGAACTCGTTCCCGCTGCTCTACACGGGACAGGAAGGGAAGCTGTCGAAGCGGCTGCGGTTCTTCGAGAAGGACACCGTGACCTTCACCGACACGACGCTCGTGCCGTTCTATCGGGCGATGTTCGCGGCGAAGGCGGCGACGCCGGCGCTCTGGAACGGCGCCGATGGTGGGGCGCAGGTGAAGCTCGCGGGCACCGGCTCGGCCGACGTGTACGCGTTCACGCGGAGCAAGGGCGAGAGCCACGTGGTGGTGGCGGTGAACTTCGGTGACGCGGCGGCGACGTTCGCGTACACCGGGCTCGGCGCACCGGGGACGTATCGCGACGCGTTCACCGGCGCGGCGATCGAACTCGCGGCGAGCGGGTCGATCGCGCTGCCGGCGCACGGCTACGTGGTGTACCTGCGGTGA
- a CDS encoding DUF4349 domain-containing protein, translated as MRGAFAGIAVWLALPLAACQGTLRSDTDFSGRGVAAVSMRAREGVNAPSADRTIIRTASLTVAVAEVAAAQAEVERLVGAASGQVSRTANTSGTVTMTVRIPDGRLDATLESIAALGKARARSIASQDVTEEVIDLDARIRALETSRDRLRALHERTNTVDEIIAVERELARVQGELDSLQGRLRSLRSQADLSTVHLTLEPQHVLGPLGAVAAGLGWVVQKLFLWK; from the coding sequence ATGCGCGGCGCGTTCGCGGGGATCGCGGTGTGGCTCGCGCTCCCGCTCGCGGCCTGCCAGGGCACGTTGCGGTCGGACACCGACTTCAGCGGCCGCGGCGTCGCGGCGGTGTCGATGCGCGCACGGGAAGGGGTGAACGCGCCATCCGCCGATCGCACGATCATCCGTACGGCCTCGCTCACCGTCGCGGTGGCCGAGGTCGCGGCGGCGCAGGCCGAGGTGGAACGGCTCGTGGGGGCGGCGAGCGGCCAGGTGTCGCGCACCGCGAACACGTCAGGGACGGTGACGATGACGGTGCGCATCCCCGATGGGCGGCTCGATGCCACGCTCGAGTCGATCGCCGCGCTCGGCAAGGCGCGCGCGCGGTCGATCGCGTCGCAGGACGTGACCGAGGAGGTGATCGACCTCGACGCGCGCATCCGGGCGCTGGAGACCTCGCGCGACCGGCTGCGCGCGCTGCACGAGCGCACGAACACCGTGGACGAGATCATCGCGGTGGAGCGCGAACTCGCGCGCGTGCAGGGGGAACTCGACTCGCTGCAGGGGCGTCTCCGCTCGCTGCGGTCGCAGGCGGACCTCTCGACGGTGCACCTGACGCTCGAGCCGCAGCACGTGCTCGGCCCCCTCGGCGCGGTCGCGGCGGGGCTCGGGTGGGTCGTGCAGAAGCTCTTCCTCTGGAAGTAG
- a CDS encoding AAA family ATPase, translating into MRGLVLGKFLPYHLGHAHLIREARRQCDTLTVLVCSLPDDPIPGGERFQWVRRAHPDCTVVHVTDVVPQAPEESADFWPLWTALIARHAGRVDRVFTSEAYGDELGRRLGAEHVCVDRDRRVMPVSGSALRADPVAHWRFVPREVKPWLVRRVALLGPESSGKTTLAARLAERFGVRWVPEYGREYCETRDARTLGPADFEAIVWGQASLEDAMAAEGGPVLICDTELHTTCTWSEMILGACDPWLVAAARARRYDAMLLLAPDVPWVADGTRVLELERVRHHHLIERELRDAGRTWEAIRGPFDARERAAIAAVERVLGGYGRRASTDSPARSSTT; encoded by the coding sequence ATGCGCGGACTGGTCCTCGGCAAGTTCCTCCCGTACCACCTCGGGCACGCGCACCTCATCCGTGAGGCGCGCCGGCAGTGCGATACGCTCACGGTGCTCGTGTGCAGCCTGCCGGACGACCCGATCCCCGGCGGCGAACGCTTCCAGTGGGTGCGCCGGGCGCACCCGGACTGCACCGTCGTGCACGTGACCGACGTGGTGCCGCAGGCGCCCGAGGAGTCGGCGGACTTCTGGCCGCTCTGGACCGCGCTCATCGCCCGGCACGCGGGACGCGTCGATCGCGTCTTCACCTCGGAGGCGTACGGCGACGAGTTGGGGCGCCGGCTCGGCGCCGAGCATGTGTGCGTCGATCGCGACCGTCGCGTGATGCCGGTGTCGGGGAGCGCCCTGCGCGCCGATCCGGTCGCGCATTGGCGCTTCGTGCCGCGCGAGGTGAAGCCGTGGCTGGTGCGCCGCGTCGCGCTGCTCGGGCCCGAGTCGAGCGGCAAGACGACGCTCGCCGCACGGCTCGCCGAGCGGTTCGGCGTGCGGTGGGTCCCCGAGTACGGGCGCGAGTACTGCGAGACGCGCGATGCGCGCACGCTGGGGCCCGCGGACTTCGAGGCGATCGTCTGGGGACAGGCGAGCCTCGAGGACGCGATGGCCGCCGAGGGCGGGCCGGTGCTGATCTGCGACACCGAGCTCCACACCACGTGCACCTGGAGCGAGATGATCCTCGGCGCGTGCGATCCGTGGCTGGTCGCGGCGGCGCGCGCGCGACGCTACGACGCGATGCTGCTGCTCGCGCCCGACGTGCCCTGGGTCGCCGACGGGACACGCGTGCTCGAACTGGAGCGCGTGCGGCATCATCACCTGATCGAGCGCGAGCTGCGGGACGCGGGGCGCACGTGGGAGGCGATCCGCGGGCCGTTCGACGCGCGGGAGCGCGCTGCGATCGCCGCGGTGGAGCGCGTGCTCGGCGGCTACGGCCGCCGCGCCTCGACCGACTCGCCGGCGCGCAGCTCCACGACGTAG
- a CDS encoding CocE/NonD family hydrolase, translated as MRTPVPLSAARRALLLASVGAFLGVGACAGPPVDPNDRPATHQYTVEYDSVKMRDGIWLGITRWVPVAMKANERFPVLLEMIPYRKDDDFYARDFPLYDWFARRGFLMAKVDVRGTGASTGPVPSREYSEAELDDAVELIGLLAADPRANGRVGMWGISWGGFNAIQIAMRQPPALRAILAMHASDDLFHDDVRYIDGVLHLDRYALQIDHGNGLPRTPRYALDSAYYADRFEARPWLLTYLAEQEDGEFWRRNGLRWHRAALQVPAYFIGGLLDGYRDTPIRALASQVTAPVKVEIGPWNHSWPDNGAPGPNYEWRVRASRWWDHWLNDKDTGLMDEPPLLVFQREAPAPDAELETTPGGWRFEEWPARGATIVTTPLGTDTARTLASAPGSGTAAGEWWGEATGDMAADDAHAITIDLPAADTAIAILGLPRVTIAVREGAPLGHWVARLESVWPDGRSSLITGGAVNVAHRYGTDAPRRAEPGAVDSLTIDLHFTTWTLPPGHRLRVALTNAQFPMLWPTPYAATGVVDLSRSRLELPVVPRESAFPRPVLPAPHPRPAREDVTWLADTSVGPLVTRDSAAGTTVVRWLTVNARKQGEARFAAREEYRYEVRDADPASASWEGSAMHQIDVDRTILVETRFSVRGTVDAFDVTVSRRLTMNGRMIREKEWVERIPRRWH; from the coding sequence GTGCGCACTCCCGTCCCCCTCTCCGCCGCCCGCCGGGCGCTGCTCCTCGCCTCGGTCGGGGCGTTCCTCGGCGTCGGTGCCTGCGCGGGCCCCCCGGTCGACCCGAACGACCGCCCAGCGACGCACCAGTACACGGTCGAGTACGACTCGGTGAAGATGCGCGACGGCATCTGGCTCGGCATCACCCGCTGGGTGCCGGTGGCGATGAAGGCCAACGAGCGCTTCCCGGTGCTGCTGGAGATGATCCCGTACCGCAAGGACGACGACTTCTACGCGCGCGACTTCCCGCTCTATGACTGGTTCGCGCGGCGCGGCTTCCTGATGGCGAAGGTCGACGTGCGCGGCACCGGCGCCTCCACCGGCCCGGTGCCGTCACGCGAGTACTCGGAGGCGGAGCTCGACGACGCGGTGGAGCTCATCGGCCTCCTCGCCGCCGACCCGCGCGCGAATGGCCGCGTGGGGATGTGGGGGATCTCGTGGGGGGGCTTCAACGCGATCCAGATCGCGATGCGTCAGCCGCCCGCGCTGCGCGCCATCCTCGCCATGCACGCGAGCGACGACCTCTTCCACGACGACGTCCGGTACATCGACGGCGTGCTCCATCTCGACCGCTACGCGCTGCAGATCGACCACGGCAATGGCCTGCCGCGCACGCCGCGCTACGCCCTCGACTCCGCCTATTACGCCGACCGCTTCGAGGCGCGCCCCTGGCTGCTCACGTACCTCGCCGAGCAGGAGGATGGCGAGTTCTGGCGTCGCAACGGACTGCGATGGCATCGCGCCGCGCTGCAGGTGCCGGCCTACTTCATCGGCGGGCTGCTCGACGGCTACCGCGACACGCCGATCCGCGCACTCGCGTCGCAGGTCACCGCGCCGGTGAAGGTCGAGATCGGCCCCTGGAACCACTCCTGGCCCGACAACGGCGCCCCCGGTCCCAACTACGAGTGGCGCGTGCGTGCCTCGCGGTGGTGGGACCACTGGCTCAACGACAAGGACACCGGCCTGATGGACGAACCGCCGCTCCTCGTCTTCCAGCGCGAGGCGCCCGCGCCCGATGCCGAACTCGAGACCACGCCCGGCGGCTGGCGCTTCGAGGAGTGGCCGGCGCGCGGTGCGACGATCGTCACCACGCCGCTCGGCACTGACACCGCGCGGACGCTCGCGTCTGCGCCCGGCAGCGGCACCGCCGCCGGCGAGTGGTGGGGCGAAGCCACCGGCGACATGGCCGCCGACGACGCGCACGCGATCACCATCGACCTCCCCGCCGCCGACACCGCCATCGCCATCCTCGGCCTGCCGCGCGTGACGATCGCCGTGCGCGAGGGCGCGCCCCTCGGGCACTGGGTCGCGCGGCTCGAGAGCGTCTGGCCGGACGGACGCTCCTCGCTCATCACCGGGGGCGCGGTGAACGTCGCGCACCGCTACGGCACCGACGCACCGCGACGCGCGGAGCCCGGCGCGGTCGATTCGCTCACCATCGACCTGCACTTCACCACCTGGACGCTGCCCCCCGGGCACCGCCTCCGCGTGGCGCTCACCAACGCGCAGTTCCCCATGCTCTGGCCCACGCCGTACGCGGCGACCGGCGTCGTGGACCTCTCGCGCTCGCGGCTCGAACTCCCGGTGGTCCCGCGCGAGAGCGCGTTCCCGCGGCCCGTGCTCCCCGCCCCGCACCCGCGACCCGCGCGCGAGGATGTCACCTGGCTCGCCGACACGAGCGTGGGGCCGCTCGTCACGCGCGACAGCGCCGCGGGGACCACCGTCGTCCGCTGGCTCACCGTGAACGCGCGCAAGCAGGGCGAGGCGCGCTTCGCCGCGCGGGAGGAGTACCGCTACGAGGTCCGCGACGCCGATCCCGCGAGCGCGAGCTGGGAAGGATCCGCGATGCACCAGATCGACGTCGACCGGACGATCCTCGTCGAGACGCGCTTCAGCGTGCGCGGGACGGTGGACGCCTTCGACGTGACCGTCTCGCGCCGCCTCACCATGAACGGTCGGATGATCCGCGAGAAGGAATGGGTGGAGCGGATCCCGCGACGCTGGCACTGA
- a CDS encoding response regulator, whose amino-acid sequence MVPAPNDPLALNAQLQRHHQAVHALAIMDHEHLATAIATTVRELAAALEVARVSVWTYDKDRTEIRCRGLHDRGVFSTGAVVVRGATHPRYFAALREYRVVDASDARLDTRTSEFRDDYLKPLGITSMLDVSLLVGGESIGVLCAEHIGAPREWTEPEAALMTSAAALLAIGFAIDRQRSLEEQLRQSQKMEAVGLLAGGIAHDVNNVLNIVVGEAELLEDALPTAESLARVVAIRDAARRGAGLTHKLLTFSRQRPVVLEPLDLSAVVAGAEHLMRGAVSESVRIHVRRPADPTMVLADATLVEQLLLNLVVNAGHAMPQGGELSITVDVAPAGSASADVTAEQGGALARLRVSDTGVGMSQELLQRIWEPFFTTRELGSGLGLAIVHGAVRQMRGSVTVESEPGHGSSFSIHLPLLGAVPAAAQAAPAARTPAATHLLLAEDEPDVRRVIAATLRRAGYEVTEAEDGEAAVALFAQRPSEFDLFVSDVMMPRLDGPGAFQRMQVLRPGINALFLSGYAPESHRLAGLARDGSRAEQLAKPVARRDLLAAVAGLLAAPPIAAAR is encoded by the coding sequence GTGGTCCCTGCTCCCAACGATCCGCTCGCCCTGAACGCGCAGCTGCAACGGCACCACCAGGCCGTCCATGCGCTCGCGATCATGGATCACGAACATCTCGCGACCGCCATCGCCACCACGGTGCGCGAGCTGGCGGCGGCGCTCGAGGTCGCACGCGTCAGCGTCTGGACCTACGACAAGGATCGCACCGAGATCCGCTGTCGCGGCCTCCACGATCGCGGCGTGTTCTCCACCGGGGCCGTGGTCGTCCGCGGCGCGACGCATCCGCGCTACTTCGCCGCGCTGCGCGAGTACCGCGTCGTCGATGCCTCCGATGCGCGCCTCGACACGCGCACGAGCGAGTTCCGGGACGACTACCTCAAGCCGCTCGGCATCACGTCGATGCTGGATGTCTCGCTCCTCGTGGGCGGGGAGTCGATCGGCGTGCTCTGCGCGGAGCACATCGGCGCGCCACGCGAGTGGACGGAGCCCGAGGCGGCGCTGATGACGTCGGCGGCCGCGCTGCTCGCGATCGGCTTCGCGATCGACCGGCAGCGCTCGCTCGAGGAACAGCTGCGGCAGTCGCAGAAGATGGAGGCGGTCGGCCTCCTCGCCGGCGGCATCGCGCACGACGTGAACAATGTGCTGAACATCGTCGTCGGCGAGGCCGAGCTGCTCGAGGACGCCCTCCCCACGGCGGAGTCGCTCGCCCGGGTCGTCGCGATCCGCGACGCCGCGCGCCGGGGGGCCGGGCTCACGCACAAGCTCCTCACCTTCTCCCGGCAGCGCCCCGTGGTGCTCGAGCCGCTCGACCTCTCGGCGGTCGTCGCCGGGGCCGAGCACCTCATGCGCGGCGCGGTGAGCGAGTCCGTGCGGATCCACGTGCGGCGCCCCGCCGACCCGACGATGGTCCTCGCCGACGCGACCCTGGTCGAGCAGCTCCTGCTCAACCTGGTGGTCAACGCGGGGCATGCCATGCCGCAGGGGGGCGAGCTCAGCATCACGGTCGACGTCGCGCCCGCGGGCAGCGCCTCGGCGGACGTGACGGCGGAGCAGGGCGGGGCGCTCGCGCGCCTGCGCGTGAGCGACACCGGCGTGGGGATGAGCCAGGAGCTCCTGCAGCGCATCTGGGAACCGTTCTTCACCACGCGCGAGCTGGGCTCCGGTCTCGGGCTCGCGATCGTGCACGGCGCGGTCCGGCAGATGCGCGGCTCGGTGACGGTGGAGAGCGAGCCGGGGCATGGCTCGTCGTTCAGCATCCACCTGCCCTTGCTCGGCGCCGTTCCCGCGGCCGCGCAGGCCGCACCGGCGGCCCGCACGCCGGCCGCCACGCACCTGCTCCTGGCCGAGGACGAACCGGATGTGCGGCGGGTGATCGCCGCCACGCTGCGCCGCGCCGGGTATGAGGTCACGGAGGCCGAGGACGGCGAGGCGGCCGTCGCGCTCTTCGCGCAGCGGCCGAGCGAGTTCGACCTCTTCGTGAGCGACGTGATGATGCCGCGCCTCGACGGCCCGGGCGCGTTCCAGCGGATGCAGGTCCTGCGGCCGGGGATCAACGCGCTCTTCCTGAGCGGCTACGCTCCCGAATCGCACCGGCTCGCCGGGCTCGCGCGGGATGGGTCGCGGGCCGAACAGCTCGCCAAGCCGGTGGCGCGTCGTGACTTGCTCGCCGCGGTCGCCGGGCTCCTCGCCGCGCCGCCGATCGCCGCGGCGCGCTGA
- a CDS encoding DUF1905 domain-containing protein, with the protein MPAYGGAFTAVLWRYPGKGGWHFAPVPDKYAPPVTHGWGRTPVTATVDGTTWETSVWRGKDGRTLLAVPAKVRGDKGDGDRVRVTLRFKSL; encoded by the coding sequence GTGCCCGCGTACGGTGGTGCATTCACCGCGGTGCTCTGGCGCTACCCGGGCAAGGGCGGCTGGCACTTCGCACCGGTGCCGGACAAGTACGCCCCGCCGGTGACGCACGGGTGGGGGCGCACACCGGTCACGGCGACGGTCGATGGCACCACGTGGGAGACGAGCGTCTGGCGTGGCAAGGACGGGCGGACGCTCCTCGCCGTGCCGGCGAAGGTGCGGGGCGACAAGGGTGATGGCGACCGGGTGCGCGTGACGCTGCGATTCAAGAGCCTCTGA
- a CDS encoding glycoside hydrolase N-terminal domain-containing protein, with translation MPGPLRTRRLIRFAAALCRGTLAAGAFASAASAQPARTSALRVAAPIATWDEAIPLGNGLLGGLLWGGSDAIKLSLDRADLWDLRPAAPFGRDGHRYADMVRLVGAKAADSLRIRFDDPYDNIAHPTKLPGGRVVLTLAPGRVARQFALDLAQAEGSVRFDDATMTAFFSATDTVALLRVPALVAATIVRPKSLDQLGYAPARVVRDSTAGRTYQSMHQQAALGLAYVVAVATRPDGDATLVAVTIATSADGGDPEAIARARLARALDAGYDAARRTHRAWWARFWSTAAQLTVPDTAMQAHLDFVQYLYGAGGRDGAPPIPLQGVWTADGDALPPWKGDLHNDLNTQTTYLAAHAAGADDAMRGWLEYNWRLLPAYRRFARDFYGVDGAAVPGVQALDGQPLGGWGQYSLSPTMGLWVAQSFHLEWRYSHDERFLRERAYPFTAALGRATRALLVRGVDGRLRLPLSTSPEIFDNSMRAWLPSMSNFDLALLHWGFGALDEMATALGDTAAAREWRTTREALDPILVDPVTGTLPFAAGLPYDQSHRHFSHLMAIHPLGLLTIAEPRDSVVVRRSLDELARVGSDWWVGYSFAWYAAMLARAARGEEALAELEKFRSAFLLRNGFHANGDQSGRGLSKHRYRPVTLEGNFLALHAAHEMVLQSWGGTVRVFPAVSARWRDVAFRDLRAEGGLRVSAVRRGGRTVSVRLTASVASLVRLRDPFDGAAVRWDRAGVRREGRDYVVELRAGESVEARRP, from the coding sequence GTGCCGGGGCCACTCCGCACGCGCCGCCTCATCCGATTCGCCGCCGCGCTCTGCCGCGGGACACTCGCCGCCGGCGCCTTCGCGTCGGCGGCGAGTGCGCAACCGGCCCGCACCTCCGCGCTCCGCGTCGCCGCCCCCATCGCCACCTGGGACGAGGCCATCCCGCTCGGCAACGGACTCCTCGGCGGGCTCCTCTGGGGCGGGAGCGACGCCATCAAGCTCTCGCTCGACCGCGCCGACCTCTGGGATCTCCGGCCGGCCGCACCATTCGGGCGCGACGGCCACCGCTACGCCGACATGGTCCGCCTCGTCGGCGCCAAGGCCGCCGACTCGCTGCGCATCCGGTTCGACGATCCGTACGACAACATCGCGCACCCCACCAAGCTGCCGGGTGGCCGCGTGGTGCTCACCCTCGCGCCGGGGCGCGTCGCGCGCCAGTTCGCCCTCGACCTCGCGCAGGCCGAGGGCAGCGTCAGGTTCGATGACGCGACGATGACCGCGTTCTTCAGCGCGACCGACACCGTCGCGCTGCTCCGCGTCCCCGCCCTCGTCGCGGCGACGATCGTGCGCCCGAAGTCCCTCGACCAGCTCGGGTACGCGCCCGCGCGCGTCGTGCGCGACAGCACCGCCGGCCGCACCTACCAGTCGATGCACCAGCAGGCCGCGCTGGGCCTCGCGTACGTCGTCGCGGTCGCCACGCGCCCCGACGGCGACGCGACGCTCGTCGCGGTGACCATCGCGACCTCCGCCGATGGCGGCGACCCCGAGGCCATCGCACGCGCGCGTCTCGCGCGCGCACTCGACGCGGGGTACGACGCCGCCCGCCGAACGCACCGCGCCTGGTGGGCGCGCTTCTGGAGCACCGCGGCGCAGCTCACCGTGCCCGACACCGCGATGCAGGCGCACCTCGACTTCGTGCAGTACCTCTATGGCGCGGGTGGTCGCGACGGCGCGCCCCCCATCCCGTTGCAGGGCGTCTGGACCGCCGATGGCGACGCGCTGCCGCCGTGGAAGGGGGACCTGCACAACGACCTCAACACGCAGACGACCTACCTCGCGGCGCACGCCGCCGGCGCGGACGACGCGATGCGGGGCTGGCTCGAGTACAACTGGCGCCTGCTCCCCGCCTATCGGCGCTTCGCGCGCGACTTCTACGGCGTGGACGGCGCCGCGGTCCCCGGCGTGCAAGCCCTCGACGGACAGCCGCTCGGTGGGTGGGGCCAGTACTCGCTCTCGCCGACGATGGGCCTCTGGGTCGCGCAGTCCTTTCACCTGGAGTGGCGCTACTCGCACGACGAGCGCTTCCTGCGCGAACGCGCCTATCCCTTCACCGCCGCGCTCGGCCGCGCCACGCGCGCGTTGCTCGTGCGCGGCGTGGACGGGCGCCTGCGGCTCCCCCTCTCCACGAGCCCCGAGATCTTCGACAACTCGATGCGCGCCTGGTTGCCGTCGATGTCGAACTTCGACCTCGCACTGCTCCACTGGGGCTTCGGCGCGCTCGACGAGATGGCCACCGCGCTCGGCGACACCGCCGCGGCCCGTGAGTGGCGCACGACGCGCGAGGCGCTCGACCCGATCCTCGTCGATCCGGTCACCGGCACCCTACCCTTCGCCGCGGGCCTCCCCTACGACCAGTCGCATCGCCACTTCTCGCACCTCATGGCGATCCACCCGCTCGGCCTGCTCACCATCGCCGAGCCGCGCGACAGCGTCGTCGTGCGACGCTCGCTCGACGAGCTCGCGCGCGTGGGGAGCGACTGGTGGGTGGGCTACAGCTTCGCCTGGTACGCCGCCATGCTCGCCCGCGCCGCCCGCGGCGAGGAGGCGCTCGCGGAGCTCGAGAAGTTCCGCAGCGCCTTCCTCCTCCGGAACGGCTTCCACGCCAACGGCGACCAGTCAGGGCGCGGCCTCTCCAAGCATCGGTATCGCCCCGTCACGCTCGAGGGGAACTTCCTCGCGCTGCACGCCGCGCACGAGATGGTGCTGCAGAGCTGGGGCGGGACCGTCCGCGTCTTCCCGGCGGTGAGTGCGCGCTGGCGCGATGTCGCGTTCCGCGACCTGCGCGCCGAAGGCGGCCTGCGCGTGAGCGCGGTGCGACGCGGGGGACGGACCGTCTCCGTGCGGCTCACCGCCTCGGTCGCGAGCCTTGTCCGCCTGCGCGATCCGTTCGACGGCGCCGCGGTGCGCTGGGATCGCGCCGGTGTGCGCCGCGAGGGTCGCGACTACGTCGTGGAGCTGCGCGCCGGCGAGTCGGTCGAGGCGCGGCGGCCGTAG
- a CDS encoding HDOD domain-containing protein yields MDALVARQPIFNSHGTVVGYELLYRETDTSTSAGPTDTATMSARTIVSALVDIGLAELVGTARAWINLPERALLEDDWTLLDRSTCVIEVLETVPVTPETIAAIQRLSTNGFEIALDDYVDGPQFAPFLDLASVVKIDVLGKDPMSFVPEIKKYKARGLPVLAERIETQAIYMACRAAGFELFQGYFFARPEIIQGKRVSPQVAVLAEAMNRLGDEDFNLRDLERTFAADPTLTLKLLRIANSAANGSSGVDSVRKAIALVGRLSLRRWVAVLLAAAGPQTNGEENERFRLALERARFAELVAERVDRRRAPAAFFAGLLSMLDVVLGTPIEELLAMINVTDEVKQALMDRIGPLAGPILLAEAAELGLWEAAASQADELGLAREAIQPIVLEAARWARGMRGHV; encoded by the coding sequence ATGGATGCCCTTGTCGCGCGACAGCCGATCTTCAATTCGCACGGCACGGTCGTCGGGTACGAGCTGCTCTACCGCGAGACGGATACGAGCACCTCGGCCGGTCCGACCGACACGGCGACGATGTCCGCCCGGACGATCGTCTCCGCCCTCGTGGACATCGGCCTGGCCGAGCTCGTGGGCACGGCGCGCGCGTGGATCAACCTCCCCGAGCGCGCCCTGCTCGAGGATGACTGGACGCTGCTCGACCGCTCGACCTGCGTGATCGAGGTGCTCGAGACCGTCCCGGTCACGCCCGAGACGATCGCCGCCATCCAGCGCCTCTCGACCAACGGGTTCGAGATCGCGCTCGACGACTACGTGGACGGGCCGCAGTTCGCGCCCTTCCTCGACCTCGCGAGCGTGGTGAAGATCGACGTCCTCGGGAAGGACCCGATGTCGTTCGTGCCCGAGATCAAGAAGTACAAGGCGCGGGGACTCCCGGTGCTGGCCGAGCGGATCGAGACGCAGGCGATCTACATGGCCTGCCGCGCCGCCGGCTTCGAGCTCTTCCAGGGGTACTTCTTCGCGCGCCCCGAGATCATCCAGGGCAAGCGGGTCTCGCCGCAGGTGGCGGTGCTCGCCGAGGCGATGAACCGCCTGGGCGACGAGGACTTCAACCTCCGTGACCTCGAGCGGACCTTCGCCGCGGATCCGACGCTCACGCTCAAGCTGCTCCGCATCGCCAACTCGGCCGCCAACGGCTCGTCGGGCGTGGACTCGGTGCGCAAGGCGATCGCGCTCGTGGGCCGGTTGTCGTTGCGTCGCTGGGTCGCCGTGCTCCTCGCGGCCGCGGGGCCGCAGACGAACGGCGAGGAGAACGAGCGGTTCCGTCTCGCGCTCGAGCGGGCGCGGTTCGCCGAGCTCGTCGCCGAACGCGTCGATCGTCGCCGCGCGCCGGCGGCCTTCTTCGCCGGACTGCTCTCGATGCTCGACGTCGTCCTCGGCACGCCGATCGAGGAGCTGCTGGCGATGATCAACGTGACCGACGAGGTGAAGCAGGCGCTCATGGACCGCATCGGACCGCTCGCCGGGCCGATCCTCCTCGCGGAGGCGGCGGAACTCGGCCTCTGGGAGGCCGCGGCATCGCAGGCCGATGAGCTCGGGCTCGCCCGCGAAGCGATCCAGCCAATCGTCCTCGAGGCCGCGCGCTGGGCGCGCGGGATGCGCGGGCACGTCTGA